GTAAGAAGCGAGGCGGTTCAGGAGGTATTGACTAAAACACCCGCATGGATAATACGCGCAGGTATCACGGTAATTTTTTTAATCATTGTTGGTTTATTAGTTGGAACATGGTTTATTCGTTATCCGGATATTATTACTGCACAATTTACGCTTACTTCCGATCAGCCACCTGCACGAGTTGTGGCACGAACCAGCGGAGAGCTCAGTAGATTGTTTGTTAAAGAAAATCAAAAAGTAAAAAAAGGAGAGTACTTGGCAGCCTTTAAAACTATTGTAAATATTGACGATGTAGCCAAGCTTAAAACCAAACTGAAAGAGTTTGAGTCCGTGCTTTCTACTCCAATGAATTACCAAGCTGTTGCGCTTGATTCCAATTTGTTTTTGGGCGAACTGCAGCCTGATTATTCAGCTTTTCAGCGCTATGTGTATGAGGCGATTGATATTTTTTCGAATGATTATTATGGGCAAAAAATTGCAGCAATTCAGAATCAAATAAACAATTACTATGTAATGAATGAAAAGCTGGTGCAGCAAAAGCGCATACTGGCAGAAGATTTTTCCATTACACAAAATTTATTTAACAAAGACCAAAAGCTCTATGACAACAAGGCTGTAAGCGAAGTAGAATACCTGAATAAACAATCCGGTTATTTACAGAAAAAATATTCATTCGAAAATATTACCATTAATATTATTTCGAATACCGTGCAACAAGAAGAATACAAAAAGGCAATTTTAGATTTAAAGCAACAAGAGATAGAGCGTAAACGAACTGTGCTGTCTTCTGTTCGTGAGGCTTACAGCAGAATGCTATCGCAAATAGCGCAGTGGGAGCAAACCTATATTATGATAGCCCCAACGGATGGATATGTTTCGTTATTTAAATATTGGAGCGAGAATCAGTTTGTGAATGCAAACGAAGAAATAATGACTGTTGTTTCTAACTCAGATAAAATTAAAGGTAAGGTATTGTTATCATCATTAGGCTCAGGAAAGGTTAAGCTAGGGCAATTGGTGCGTGTTAAGTTTGAAGGATATCCGCACAATGAATATGGGGTGGTAGAAGGCAAGATTGTAAGCATTTCTAAAGTGCCTCGTAATGGGCAGTATTTATTAGATATTGAGCTTGCCAATGGATTGATGACTACGTATCACAAAGAGCTGGAGTTTAAACAAGAAATGGCAGGCGCTGCGGATATAGTAACGGATGATCTTCGTTTATTTGAACGAATATTTAACCAGCTAAAGAGTGTGTTAGATAAAATAAAGTAAAGGAGTGATATTTCTTTAGGGGGGGCTTCTCAAATAGTATCTTCTGTTTATGGGAAATTGTTGATAATCCTACTAACGTTCCGCAGCTAAGCACGATGCGGGTTTATTATTACTTACGCTAACTAGTCTGCTAAACAAATATAAATTAAAAGGACTCAAGGAACTGGCAAATGCTTAGAAATAAAGTTATACCGCTTTAATAAACATTTGCGACTTGCACGAACTCCGCATCTTACTTAGGTGGTGTTAGGCGTTCTTTCTTTTTTTTCGGTCAGGGTTGTTAATGTCATTCTAAGTTTTAAATTTGTAACCATTGTATAATGTTAATCTATTTGGTTATGGATAAATATTTAACGCTTTCAGAAGCATCTGAACTCATTGGTAAAAGTAAAGAAACTCTCAGACGTTGGGATAGAGATGGGAAATTGTCGGCTGTTCGTGAACCAATGAGTAACTATAGAGTTTATAAAAGGGAGGAGGTCGAAATGCTTTTTGCAGACTTTGTTAGTAAAGACGTGAAAAGTGATGTTTCTAATCATGTCGAGCCCCATAATGATTATTCAGTTTTAGAATTGTTTGCTGGAGCTGGTGGTCTTGCTGTCGGTATGGAAAAAGCGGGATTGAAATGTGTCGCATTGAATGAAATTGATAAATGGGCTTGTCAAACTTTGCGAAAAAATCGTCCGCATTGGAAGGTATTAGAAGGTGATATAAAGTCTTTTGATTTTTCTGAATACAAAAACAAAATTGATGTCGTTACTGGTGGCTTTCCTTGTCAAGCATTTAGTTACGCAGGAAAAAAATTAGGTCTTGCAGATGCAAGAGGAACACTTTTTTATGAATTTGCAAGAGTTGTAAGGCAGGTCAATCCTCCGATTTGTATTGGTGAAAATGTTCGTGGCTTGTTAAGCCACGAAAACGGCAAAACATTACAAGGCATGATTTCTGTTTTAGATGAAATTGGGTACAATGTTGTTCCTGTTCAAGTTTTAAAAGCTATTAATTTTAAAGTACCTCAGAAAAGAGAAAGATTAATTTTGGTAGGAATTAGAAAAGATATTGATTTGCAATATGAATATCCAAAACCATATAAAAAAATTTACACCTTGAAAGATGCATTGAAAAAAGGCGAATTATTTGATTGCAATGTTCCAAAATCTCCAGGTGCAAAATACCCAAAAAACAAAAAAGATGTTTTAGATTTAGTTCCTCAAAAGGGTTATTGGAGAGACTTGCCTCTGAAAATTCAAAAAGAATTTATGGGCGGAAGTTTTTATTTAGGTGGTGGGAAAACAGGTATTGCAAGGAGAATTGGTTGGGACGAACCCTGTCTAACACTTACTTGCAGCCCAGCACAAAAACAAACAGAAAGATGTCATCCCGAAGAAACCCGTCCTTTTACTGTTCGTGAATATGCAAGAATTCAAACATTTCCAGATGATTGGAGATTTGAAGGTTCATTAGCACAGCAATATAAACAAATTGGCAATGCAGTTCCCGTTAACTTAGGAAAAGAAGTTGGTCTTTCTATCGTAAAATTTCTGAATGAATATTATTCAAAGTTAAAACGTAAATAGTGGAGATTTTCTGATTTCTTCAGCAAGTTCTTCGCAACCTTTATTTATAAAATCTTTTGTATCAAGACTGTTAATGCTTTTATGAAGTTCTGCTACCAAACCATTATAGAAATTTGGAAAACCAGTAACTCGGTGCCAAAATTCTTTTCCAATTATAACAGGATGGGTTTTGTCAATTTCTTTGTAATGCATACTTAATTCAGCACTTTCACCATAAAGCACACCTACAATAAAATCATTATTACTAATTCCTTTAAGAGATTTATTGGTTCTTGCTAAATTAATTGTAGTTGTAAACTTTTTTATGAGTGGCTGAACATCTTCAGAATTAATTGTATTAGGTCCTGATTTAAGTTGACACCATTTTCTTCTTTTGTCTATTTTATCAATAAACTCAATGTCCATACCTTTAATTTTTGAACCTTCAGCAATTTCCAATTCAACAAACATATTTTGAATTCTTGTTCCAAATGATGTGTTTATTGATGTGCCTAATACTCTAGGATAATAAAGAGCTTTAGCAACTCCTTCAGGACTATAGTTACCTTCTAAAACTTTGGATAAATACTTTACAACAATTGGATTTATATTGTAAGATTTCAATTTTGAATGAGTTTTTAAAGAAGCATTTACATGGTTCTCAAAAATATTTTTTTCAAAATATATAACTATTTCTTTTAGCAACTCATTTTGTTTCATTTCATCTTAATATTTGTGTGCATTGTTCTTAATGTTCGAATATGCTTTGTAACTTGTCTTTTGTTCAATTCTGTCAAAAAAATAAGTTTCGAAGTTAGCATTAAAAGTCAATATTTAGCAATATTGGTCATTGTTTGCTCTATACGTTCCAGAATGACGTCTAACTTCGTTATACCCGAAACTTTATTTCGCAAAGCTCTCCTAAATTTGGTAGATTGCCGCTACTCACTAGCTGTTATTTATTTTTAAATATAGCCCTTTCTAGTATAAATAATCAACGGGTATCATTATTTTTTTTGCTGCTCGGGGAGCTTAAAAGAAGTTTAGGTGTATTATTAGTTCTCATTCTTCCGGTTTCCTCCAGCCCAACTTCTACTACTACTTTTCCTTCTTTTTACGAGTTATCCATACAATTAGTTGCGTTTACAATTCGTTTGCCTTTCAAGTCTCCCCAGTCCTATAATAGACTTCCGTCATAATTCAATACAACATTTTTTAATCAACTTATAAGGTATTGGTCACACTGAAGTGTGTGGGTAAGCTTTCCCAAATCCTTCGACAGGCTCAGGATGACAGCCCTAAAGTTCAATATTTTAAATACTTTCAACGCTTTATTCGCCTTAAATTATGAAATAGATCTACTATAAAACATTTGCAGGAGCAACAAGATTAGTTGTATTTTTGTTACTTAAATTTTAAGCGCTTTTCGCATGGAAGATATAACTCGAAAGGATATTGAATATGTTTTACAACAGCAACGTGCATTTTTTGCTACGCATCAAACAAAGAATTGTGCATTTAGAGTTGAAGCATTAAAAAAACTAAAAAATGCTATTATAAAATACGAATCGAAAATTGCAGATGCACTTTCGAAAGACTTGCGCAAATCATTTGAAGAGGCTTACTTAACAGAAATAAGCATTGTTTTAGAAGAAATTACAAATCATATAAAGAATATAGGCTACTGGTCGTCTCCCAAAGGAGTTTCAACTCCATTTTATTTATTTCCTTCTAGTAGTAAAATACAATACGAACCTTTAGGTGTTGCGCTTGTAATTGCTCCGTGGAATTACCCTTTTCAATTGTTGATGAATCCTCTTGTTGGTGCTATCTCTGCCGGATGTTGTGCTATTTTAAAACCTTCTCCTCATGCTCCGCATACCGCAAAAGTGATGGAAGACTTGTTAAAAGAAATTTTTCCGGCTAATTATGTAGCTGTTGTGCAAGGTGGAAGAGAAGTAAATGAAATGTTGCTCGAACAAAAGTTTGATACTATATTTTTTACAGGAAGCAGTGCGGTTGGAAAAGTTGTGATGAAGGCTGCAGCCCAACACCTTACTCCAGTTGTATTAGAGCTTGGAGGAAAAAGTCCCTGTATTGTAGATAAAGAGGCAAATATTGATTTGGCGGCTAAACGAATTATTTGGGGCAAAACAATTAATGCCGGTCAATCTTGCATTGCGCCTGATTATGTATTTGTACATCAATCAGTAAAAGAAGAATTGGTAAAGAAAATGGTGGAGCACATCCACAAAATGTTTGGAAAAAATATCCAAGAAAGCAAGCACTATCCTCGCATTGTTACTGTAGAGGCATTTGATCGCATTGAAAAATTAATAACCCAAGGAACCATTTTATTTGGTGGAAGAACAGACAGAAACGATAAGTTTATCGAACCTACTCTCTTAGATAATTGTAAGCCGGAGTCCCCAATAATGCAGGAAGAGATTTTCGGCCCTGTATTACCAATACTTGCATTTGAAAACATAAGCGAAGTAGTAACATATATTAACTCTAAAGAAAAACCGTTGGCACTTTATTATTTTGGAGCAACAAAAAAAGCAAACGAAGTGCTTTCAAAAACTACTGCCGGAGGTGTTTGCATTAACGACACCATGATGCATATTGCCAATCACCACTTACCTTTTGGGGGAGTAGGAAACAGCGGCTTAAATAAATACCACGGCAAAGAAAGTTTTTTAGCTTTTAGCAATGCAAAAGGAATTGTGAGCACACCTACTTGGATTGACTTACCTTTTAAATACGTGCCGTTTAAGTTTTTTAAATTATTGAAAAAATTTATTTAGCCTTGTTGCAGCCCATAACAACAAGTTTCAAAATGCAGACTGAAAAGTAAAACGATACAATACATGAAAAAGATTTTAATTATAATAGTACTTGTTATTGGAGTATGGATATTTTGGGCAACCATAGGACGTTCAGAAGAATGGACAGAATCTAAATCATTCATTGAGCAGCAAGAGTCAATTACGCTAGATTCCTCATGTAGCAGGCACATTGTAGGCATACAACCTTACATGCTTACAACTGATTATGCTTCGGAAAAACATTTTTACGAAAAACTAAATACCTATTTTGAAGCTGCTCAAGAGGCTGGTTACTTTAACGAAAAAACAGTTGTAGTGCTACCGGAATACCTAGGCACCTGGCTTGTTGTAAATGGAGAGAAAAAAAGTGCATTGCATGCAACAACCGTTACTAATGCAATGACCATAATGGTTTTGAGCAATCCAATAAAATTTATTCGTTCTCTTTTTAATGGCAAAGGCGAAAAAGATGCATTTGCAGCTGCAATTTTTAAAATGAAAGCCACTACTATGTCTGCAATCTATTGCAATGTATTTAAAACATTGGCTAGCAAATACCAAGTTGCCATTAGTGCAGGCTCTATCGTACTTCCGTCTCCAACTATTAAAAACGAAAACGAAATAAATGTAGACATTACACAACCACTTTACAATTGCAGCTTTGTATTCAATGCAAACGGAACTATCGATCCACAAATTGTAAAAAAATCTTTTTTAATTGATAGCGAATTATCGTTTTTGCAAGCACATCCTATCAATCAACTTCCGATATACAACTTACCTATAGGAAAAACCAGCGTACTTATATGTGCCGATTCATGGTATCCCGAAAGCTATGAGCAGCTAAACAAACTAATGCCCGAAATAGTTTTGGTGGGCTCTTTCTGTGTTGGCAATAAAACAATGAATGCAGTTTGGAATGGATACAATGGCTCCGAAAATCCTGCCGATGTTGAAAAATCAGACCTTGGAAAAATTACCGAACAGCAAGCCTGGATAAAGTATGCTATGCCGGGAAGGATAAGCAGTACAAAAACTCCGCTTGGTGTAAATGTATTTCTTAAAGGAGAATTGTGGGATTTAGGCGCGGATGGAAATCCTTTTATTGTAAGAGAAGGAAAATTGCAGGATGTAAAAAGCTCTGCAAAGGCCGGAATTTGGAATGTATGTTTTTAAATAAATAAATTATGTGTGATACTTTTGTTGCTCTGCCAAAGGCTACGACCGATGGCAGTTTAATTCTTTCGAAAAACTCTGACAGAGAGCCGGACGAGGCGCAGGCGATTATACATATTCCACAAAAAAAGAATACGGAAAAAACTCTCCAGTGCACTTATATTTCTATACCACAAGTTTCAGAAACCTACGAATGCATCTTATCTAAACCTTTTCAAATGTGGGGTGCAGAAATGGGTGTAAATGCGCATGGACTAGCAATTGGCAACGAAGCTGTTTTTACAAAAGTAAAATTTGACAAGAAAAAAGTTGGATTAACCGGAATGGACTTACTGCGGCTTGCGCTGGAGCGCTGCAAAAATGCAAAAGAGGCAATTGATTGCATTACCTCACTGCTAGCTACACACGGTCAAAATGCAAACGGAGGGTACAAGAATAAAAATTTTTATTACCACAATAGTTTTATTATTGCAGACACCAAAGATGCTTGGGTGCTTGAAACAGCAGGCAATGAATGGGCGCTAGAAAGGGTAAAAGATATTCGCAGCATTTCTAATAAATTAAGTA
This sequence is a window from Bacteroidota bacterium. Protein-coding genes within it:
- a CDS encoding aldehyde dehydrogenase; amino-acid sequence: MEDITRKDIEYVLQQQRAFFATHQTKNCAFRVEALKKLKNAIIKYESKIADALSKDLRKSFEEAYLTEISIVLEEITNHIKNIGYWSSPKGVSTPFYLFPSSSKIQYEPLGVALVIAPWNYPFQLLMNPLVGAISAGCCAILKPSPHAPHTAKVMEDLLKEIFPANYVAVVQGGREVNEMLLEQKFDTIFFTGSSAVGKVVMKAAAQHLTPVVLELGGKSPCIVDKEANIDLAAKRIIWGKTINAGQSCIAPDYVFVHQSVKEELVKKMVEHIHKMFGKNIQESKHYPRIVTVEAFDRIEKLITQGTILFGGRTDRNDKFIEPTLLDNCKPESPIMQEEIFGPVLPILAFENISEVVTYINSKEKPLALYYFGATKKANEVLSKTTAGGVCINDTMMHIANHHLPFGGVGNSGLNKYHGKESFLAFSNAKGIVSTPTWIDLPFKYVPFKFFKLLKKFI
- a CDS encoding HlyD family efflux transporter periplasmic adaptor subunit encodes the protein MSPIEKMEVEDRRLEVRSEAVQEVLTKTPAWIIRAGITVIFLIIVGLLVGTWFIRYPDIITAQFTLTSDQPPARVVARTSGELSRLFVKENQKVKKGEYLAAFKTIVNIDDVAKLKTKLKEFESVLSTPMNYQAVALDSNLFLGELQPDYSAFQRYVYEAIDIFSNDYYGQKIAAIQNQINNYYVMNEKLVQQKRILAEDFSITQNLFNKDQKLYDNKAVSEVEYLNKQSGYLQKKYSFENITINIISNTVQQEEYKKAILDLKQQEIERKRTVLSSVREAYSRMLSQIAQWEQTYIMIAPTDGYVSLFKYWSENQFVNANEEIMTVVSNSDKIKGKVLLSSLGSGKVKLGQLVRVKFEGYPHNEYGVVEGKIVSISKVPRNGQYLLDIELANGLMTTYHKELEFKQEMAGAADIVTDDLRLFERIFNQLKSVLDKIK
- a CDS encoding carbon-nitrogen hydrolase, which gives rise to MKKILIIIVLVIGVWIFWATIGRSEEWTESKSFIEQQESITLDSSCSRHIVGIQPYMLTTDYASEKHFYEKLNTYFEAAQEAGYFNEKTVVVLPEYLGTWLVVNGEKKSALHATTVTNAMTIMVLSNPIKFIRSLFNGKGEKDAFAAAIFKMKATTMSAIYCNVFKTLASKYQVAISAGSIVLPSPTIKNENEINVDITQPLYNCSFVFNANGTIDPQIVKKSFLIDSELSFLQAHPINQLPIYNLPIGKTSVLICADSWYPESYEQLNKLMPEIVLVGSFCVGNKTMNAVWNGYNGSENPADVEKSDLGKITEQQAWIKYAMPGRISSTKTPLGVNVFLKGELWDLGADGNPFIVREGKLQDVKSSAKAGIWNVCF
- a CDS encoding restriction endonuclease: MKQNELLKEIVIYFEKNIFENHVNASLKTHSKLKSYNINPIVVKYLSKVLEGNYSPEGVAKALYYPRVLGTSINTSFGTRIQNMFVELEIAEGSKIKGMDIEFIDKIDKRRKWCQLKSGPNTINSEDVQPLIKKFTTTINLARTNKSLKGISNNDFIVGVLYGESAELSMHYKEIDKTHPVIIGKEFWHRVTGFPNFYNGLVAELHKSINSLDTKDFINKGCEELAEEIRKSPLFTF
- the dcm gene encoding DNA (cytosine-5-)-methyltransferase, with translation MDKYLTLSEASELIGKSKETLRRWDRDGKLSAVREPMSNYRVYKREEVEMLFADFVSKDVKSDVSNHVEPHNDYSVLELFAGAGGLAVGMEKAGLKCVALNEIDKWACQTLRKNRPHWKVLEGDIKSFDFSEYKNKIDVVTGGFPCQAFSYAGKKLGLADARGTLFYEFARVVRQVNPPICIGENVRGLLSHENGKTLQGMISVLDEIGYNVVPVQVLKAINFKVPQKRERLILVGIRKDIDLQYEYPKPYKKIYTLKDALKKGELFDCNVPKSPGAKYPKNKKDVLDLVPQKGYWRDLPLKIQKEFMGGSFYLGGGKTGIARRIGWDEPCLTLTCSPAQKQTERCHPEETRPFTVREYARIQTFPDDWRFEGSLAQQYKQIGNAVPVNLGKEVGLSIVKFLNEYYSKLKRK